The sequence GCTCCCCAATTCGCAAGCCAATGGATTGTTCTTGTGCGAATGCCATAACGGGCAAGCTAAAGATAAACAATAGCAGGATTTTTTTCATAGGTATGTGTTGTGAATTTAGCTGTGATTTTACCTTTAAACGGCGCAAAATTAAGACCTATTATGGAAAGGTCTGTTTTTCGACAAGGGATTTTTTTATACTAGTGATAAGTCAAGTATGATAATTCGGGCGAGTGTAATAATCACGTCATTGCGAACGAAGCGATAGCGAAGTGAAGTAATCCCGACTTCGAGATACGAGATTGCTTCGTTCCCGATAGTCATGCAGGACAGGCTGTGCCTCCTCGCAATGGCGGAAAAGCATGACCTTCGGAATGTTCACGCTTGGCATGACACGAGAGGCTGTTTCATCAGATGGCAAACCGACCCCGATAGCCAACCTTCCAACTTTCAAACCTGAAACTATTCACTCACCATGGATTTGAGTTGCATTTGGTGAAGCTGGGCATAATAGCCTTCTTTTTCGAGCAGGGTGTCATGCGTGCCCATTTCCTTGATTTCCCCTTTGTGCAGCACGATGATGTTATGGGCTTTTTGGATGGTAGAGAGCCTGTGGGCGATGACAATGGATGTTCTGCCTTTCATCATTTTCTCAATGGCGTTTTGGATCAGTTCCTCCGTTTCGGTATCCACGGAAGAGGTGGCTTCATCCAAGATGATAATTTCCGGATTGTACACCATGGCACGGACAAAGGAAATCAGCTGCCGCTGGCCAACTGACAAGGTGGCGCCACGTTCCATCACGTTATAGTCCAGCCCACCTGGAAGCCGCTCGATGAATTTCTTGGCTCCTACCAGTTCTGCAGCTTCCATCACTTGTTCACGGGTGATGTCTGGATTGCCCAAGGTGATGTTAAAGTAGATCGTGTCTGAGAATAAAAATACGTCCTGTAATACGACGCCAATGTGTTTTCTGAGCGTGCCCAGTTCGAAGTCCCGAATGTTTTGGTCGTCTATCTTGATGGAGCCTTTGTTGATTTCATAAAAACGACTGATCAGGTTGATGATCGAGGATTTACCAGCTCCTGTGGCTCCCACCAGGGCGACTGTTTCCCCGTGCTTCACGTTGAAATTAATGTCTTTCAGTACCCATTCTTCGTCATTATAGGCGAACCAGACGTTTTCAAGCTTGATGTTGCCTTTGAGCTTTTCCGGGCTGTAATTGCCTTCATTGGCAATGTGCTCGTCACTTTCCAGCAGTTTGAAAATCCTGGAGGAGCTTACCACGCCCATTTGCAAGGTGTTAAAGCGGTCGGCAAGCATTCTGATGGGGCGGAAGAATAACTGCAGGTACATGATAAAGGAGATCAATACGCCCACTTTTAAGTCGAGTCCAAATACGCCCGTAGCTCCATACCAGACCACAAGTCCGATTCCCACGGCCTGGATGATTTCCGCTACGGGGTAATAAATGGCATAGTAAAGTACCGATTTGACATTGGCTTTTTTATGTTCGGTATTGATCGCATCAAATTTCTTGTACTCACTGTCTTCACGATTAAATACCTGCACGATGTTCATGCCGGTAATATGTTCCTGCAGGAAGGAATTGAGGTTGGAAACTGCATTTCTGACCTCGTTAAACGCTACTTTGACCTTTTCCTTGAAAATATACGTAGAAATGATCAATAACGGCAAGGTGCTTAGGCTGACCAAGGTGAGTTTCCAATCTACCCAAAACATCACTCCCAAGATCGTGAATAGTTGCAGCAAGTCTCCGATGATTGCCGCAAGGCCTTCGCTGAATACATTGGAAAGGGATTCGATGTCGGAGATATTACGGGTGACCAAACGCCCAATGGGGGTGTTGTCAAAAAACTTCAGCCGCATTTTGAGCAGGTGCCGGTAAAGTTTGACCCTGATGTCACGGATGATGACCTGCCCGATCCAGCCAGAAAGGTAAGTGTGCGCAAATTGTACCACTGCCTGTAGGATCAACAATCCAACCAACAGGTAAATGATCCGCAGTAGCCCTTCCTGGTCTCCCAAGGCCACATGTTCGTCAATGGCTTTTTGGATAAACAGCGGCTTGGTAGGCGCTAAAGCAGCCAAGGCCACCGTAAGAAAGATCAGAAAGAAGAACCGGCCACGATAGGGTCTTACAAACTGATAGAGCTTACCAAGCACCTGGGTGTCGATGATGTCTCCGCTTTTTACATTTTCTTTTTCCAGACTCAAAATTTAATGTCTTTTAGATGAATATTTTTTCCGGATAGGTAACCTTACTGAGAAACAGCCCATGGGGTGGGGCGGCTACGCCAGCTTTCCCCCGGTCTTTGCTTTCCAAGATCCGTTGAAAGCCAGTAAGGTCCAATTGGCCTTTGCCTACTTCCACCAAGGTGCCTACGATGGCCCTGACCATGCCACGTAAAAACCGATTGGCCGTTATATGGAATACCAAATGCTGGTCTTTTTGTTCCCAAAAAGCTGTTTTTATTTCACATTCAAAATGGTTGACTTCTGTTTTTACCTTGCTGAAACACTCAAAATCCCTATGGGACAGCAAGAGGTCAGCGGCGTCGTTCATCTTGGCGATATCCAGTTGATAAAAACAATGCCAGGACAATGTCTCTTCAAACGGATTTTTTCGCAAAGAGATGTGGTATTCATAACTTCTCCATTCTGCATCAAACCGTGCGTGGGCATCAGGATGCACCTCCCTAAGGTCATAGAGGCTAATGTCTTTGGGCAGGACAGCATTGGTTTTTTTTAGAAAAAGACCTTTGTCCAGCTCCCCCTTCCAGTCAAAATGCAAGAATTGCTGCTTACCATGCACGCCCGTGTCTGTCCTTCCGCTGCCCATTGTATCCACCTCCTTGCGTAAAATCGTGCTCAGGGCCTTGTTGATGGCTTCCTGAACGGTCTGCGCATTGGGCTGGACTTGCCAACCGTGGTAATTGGTGCCCTTATAGGCCACTTCCAGAAAGTAACGTCTGATTGTCTCCATGAATTCACAAAGATACTTGAATCAAGGTGGTTTCCAATGAATGGCCAAAGTCAAAAAGCAGGTGAGATGTGGATGGGGGCGGTAGGGAGTCAGCGGCAAAATGGGCTGGATGTTCTTCATTTTAACCTTGTAACATTTAAACAATTCCAACCTTAAACACATGTAGCTTGCGAATATTCAAATTACCCCGTTTCTTTGTCAAAAGTTTTAAAATAAGACAATGATACAACGCGTACAAACGATCTTTCTTCTTTTGGTGGCCGTAGCCATGCTGCTGGAGACCTTCTTTCCCATCTGGACTCAGGTAAATCCTGACCAGACCGAAATGCTGAAATTAACAGCTTGGAATTTGACCCATACCGATATCGCCTCTAGCTCCGTTTTGGAACAAACAGGGACCTTTTATCTGGGGATTTTGGCCATTTTGGCTGCGATTATCGCGATTTATAGCCTTAGCCAATTTAAGAACAGGACCAAGCAGATGTTTTTGAACATGATCAATTCTCTGGTGATGGTCGTCAACTTAGGCCTGATCGTTTACCTGACCTATGTGGAAAACATGGAGTTCAATGCCACCGCCAGCGGAGCATTTATGGTCGGGTTTTACTGCATCGTAGCGGCCATGATCTTTAATATCATTGCCAACCGTTTTATCAGAAAGGATGAAATGTTGGTAAAATCGGTAGATCGTATCCGGTAAAAAATATCCCCGTACAAAAAAAGGAGACGGGATTCCATCCGTCTCCTTTTTTATTTCCCTAAGTGGAGTTTTTCGGCTTTTTTATGGATCAAGCAGAAAAGATGGGGCAAGCCTATTTCGATGGCGAAACATTTTCTTTGCCATCTTTGGTCTCTATTTGGCTACGGATGAACGCTCATAAGCGCCGATAGAATGCTTAAGTATGGCAAATCCGTGCTCATTTTTATCCATGGATTCATCCAGTCCATAGTTGAATTGCCCTCCTTTTGGGGAAGCGGCTTCGGAAATACCGCTTGATCCTTTTTTATTCGTTGATAAACACTGGCCTCCTTGTAGAGATGTTTTTGGATGAGATTTGTGAAAATCTATTCCCAAAGAAGGCGGGTAGTTTCAGGAAATCGAAAAGTCCTTTCTCTACTAGTTTAAACCTACTTTTTCTGAATCGGTGAATTCTAGCGGGATGACAGCCGTTAATAATAGACGTATTCCGTCATTCCTGTATAGGCAAACCCCCAATATTGATCGTAATTTCTCACTTCTATAAGTTGTCCCGATGCATTGTATTCATATTGGGTGGCATCGTCCATTTTTCCTCTGGTTCCAGAAGTTTCTCGAGCCTCCAGTAAGCCATCATCCCGATACCTGTAATGATATTGTTCAAATATTTCTCCGTTTTCCAGGACCCAGTGTTCCTCGGAAATTCGTCCGTTTTCATACACGTACCGGTATTTTTCGGTGTTTTCTTCATAACCGAACCGCCATTCCGTTTTTCCACCATCTGCATTATAGATATAGCTGTACCTATACGCCTCTTTAGCATCTACGGATGCTTTGTAAACGTCCTCTCGAAGCCCGTCATCAGAAAAAATACTTGTCAAAGAAGTAGTCCATTCAAACACTCCAGCCTCATAAGTGAAAAATAGATTTTCTATCGCCCTATCTTTCTCATCAAACTTGAAAATGCTTATGCTCAGCGTATCTTTATCTTCAGGAGACATTCGGACTCGAAGGACATTGTTACCGCGGGCATCATAGTAGCGATAAGTGTAGCCTGTGAGGGGTGTTAGATGATTGGTGCGGGATGCTTTGATTTTACCTTTGGGCGTATACAGCTCCTCATCCAACACCGATAATGCCTCATGGGTTGGTGCCGCAGGGGTAGGGTCAGGATCATTGGTGCACGAAACCAAACCTAAAAAACATACCGCAATGATTAGTGATTGCTTCATAAATGATTGATTATGAAGGTTAATGTACGTTTTTTAGGCTTTTTCTGCAATTAACTTGGCGCGTCCTTGAGGAGTGATTCCGAAAGAAACCTTTGGGTTACCAAAACCTTACCCCCACCACCGGGTAATAGGTGTTCAGCCCGTCTGTGGCTACCACACCAGCCTGAATGTACAGGTGATTACTGATCCGGTGCCTATAGATGGCCCTCAAGGTAGTGCCCTTAAATAGCTCACTGGGATGGCTATTGAGCAAGTAGCCAATTTGGATGGTCTGTTCATTGTTGACAATGTTGCTTCCCTTGTTCCAAGAGAATTCCCCGTTGATAAACCAATTGCTCATCACATCGATTTCCCCTTCCACTTTTTGGGGAAAATACACCGTATTGGTAATGGCTGCTCCAATGCTGTAACCCGGCAGTCCTAGATGCGCCCTAAAGCCCACTTCCGGCGTAAAGTTTCCGCGTGTAAAGTCCAGCCCTACAGGAATGCCCAATTCAATGCTTTCGACATGCCTTCCGTATTTTCGGTCGATCTTTCTTTTTACATTTTGAAGGCTTGTAGCGCTAAAATTATTGGCTAAGCGATACGCCTCTTTTTCAAATTCAGGGAATCGGGTAGCGCGTTTGATGAGCGGAGTCAATGCTGCCTGCAAAGAATCGGTGGGCAGCTCTTCATCATTATAATAGAAAATCAATTGGCCTTCATTGGGCAAATTGAATTGCAGGGTGTCGGTGATGGGCCATTGTGTGTCCAGCCATTTTTGTTGGTTTTTGGATAGGCTGTTTTCTACTTCCTGTGCCAAGCAGACGGATGTCGTTAGCGTCACGAAAAGGATAATTATGATTGATTTATACATGATTCATCGTTTTAAAAGGTTCATACGTTGGAATTAGGAAGGCCAAACGAACGGAACCTATTTTTCTGAGGAAAGCCTGAGTACCAATTTCCCAGGTGACTTGGCTACCTGATGCAGTTTAGTTTGTGGCCGAGCGGTGTTGGGAGCATAATCGGTTTTTAGCTTTATGCGGTCATTGATCCCCCAGGAAATGCTCACCTGATGGAAGGATTTGGCCGCTTTTAAAGTGTCTTGATTCATGGCGTTTTCTGCCAATGTCCCCGTAACTGAAGCAGGAGCAGGGACAGGTAAAATCGGCATTTGGAGCTGCGGTATGTCCGATGGATCCAATAACACAGGCGGTATGGGGATATTGACTGGTTCATGTTCCTGCCTCACCGTTGGTGATAGGGATCCAGCTTCCTCCGGATGTGGAGTAGGCTTCTGGGGCATAGCGGTTTTCCATGGGATGTCTTGTATGGAAATGGTAGTGCCCAGGTATTCCTGCTGGATCGGTACTTTTTTGTCCATAAGGAGGACGACCAGCATCAGCCCTATTCCGGCAATGGCAGCTGCCATCCCTGTCCACTGCCACCATGCCGTTCGCACTCGCTCTTGCTCGAGCTGGGCTTCGATGGCTGGCCAAACATTTTTTTCGGGATGATGCTCCGGAAGGTTTCCGGCTTCCCTTTTGAGTTGGGCATCCACATCCAATGTTGCCTTCAGGGCCTCCCAGCTGTTGCTGTTTGGTTGATGATCGGGGAGATTGAATTGCTTTTTCATGCCTTTATCAGTTCATTTAGTTTACCACGCAATAGCTTTTTGGCGTAGGAAAGTTGCGACTTCGAGGTGTTTTCGGAGATGGAAAGAAGGGCTGCACACTCCGCATGCTTGTACCCTTCCACTTCGATCAAGAGAAAGACACTTCTACATCCCGTCGGCAATTCCCTAATGGCTACATCCAGTAGTTCCCCGTCAATCCATCCGTCAAGGGGAGTACGGTCGGGAAGGGCTGTTACTTGGTCCAATGGCGTGAACAGGATGCGGCTTTTGGCCAGCTTGATGGCCTTTCTGATGGCTATCCGTTTCATCCAAAACCCCAAAGTGCATTCTCCCCGGAATTTTTTTATCCCCTTGAATATTTCAATAAAGGCCTCCTGCAAAGCATCGTGGGCCAAATCCTCTTCGTTCAGGATCCTGAAGACTGAAGAGTATAGGGCTACCTTATACCGCTCAAAAAGCTCAAACTGTGCTTTTCGGTCTTGTTTGCTGCATCGTGTTATTAAATCTTTCTCAGAATTTTGCTTCATTTCATTTGGCTTCCTGTATAAAAGAGGCGTCGAATGGGGAAAAGGTTGGAAACGGTGGTCATTGTTGGCAGATATTTTCCCAAAATGATTGGGAAGTGTTTTTTCAGTTGGTGCCCGCCCTGCCCAAAATGGTCCAAGCTAATTTTAAACACCAACCACTAATTCCCCGTTGGTCTTGGGGAATGCCTTTATAATTTCCCTAATTTTATGTTAAAATCATAGCCTATGAAATTCGAAACATTAGCCATACACGGGGGAGAAAAGAAATCCGCTCCACACAGGGCCGTGGTGCAGCCGATTACGTTATCCACTACTTTTGAGCACCATGAGGAATCCCTGATTTATTCTCGAAGCCAAAATCCCAACCGAATGGCATTGGAGGAGTTGTTGGCACAATTGGAAAAGGGCAGTGCTGCGGCGGCGTTTTCCTCGGGAAATGCGGCCGGGATGGCGGTTTTTCAGGCCTTGCCACTTGGGAGCCATATCGTAGCCCCATCGGACATGTACCATGGTCTGAAAAAGCAGCTGGTGGAGCTGTTTAAAGATAAGTTGGAAGTGACTTTTACTGATCTCAGCGATCCGGAGAACCTTGAAAAGGCCATCCAGCCCAATACCAAATTGCTCTGGATAGAGACTCCTTCTAACCCCATGCTCAAGATCAGCGATATCAGACGACTCACCAAGATGGCGAAGGAGGATGATATCAGGGTGGTTTGTGACAATACCTTTGCCACGCCGGTTTTTCAGAATCCGCTGGAATTGGGAGCAGACTTGGTCATGCACAGTGCCACCAAATACTTTGGAGGACACAGTGATATTTTGGGAGGAGCCTTGATTACCAAAAAGTCGGATGAATTTTGGAAGCAAATTGTCAATGTGCAACAAACAGGTGGGGCGGTCTTGTCACCTTTTGATTGTTATTTGCTAGTGAGAAGCATCAAGACCCTTGCCTATCGCATGCGGGGCCACGCCGAACATGCGGGCATGATTGCCACTTTCTTGGACCAGCATCCCAAAGTGGAACGGGTCTTTTATCCCGGCCTGACTGCCCATCCTGGTCATGATGTGGCAAAAAGCCAAATGACTGGATTTGGAGGGATACTGTCCTTTCTGGTAAAAGGGAAGCCAGAAGATGCTGATAAATTAATATCAAGTCTAAAATATTACACGAATGCCACGAGCCTAGGAGGAGTGGAGAGCCTTATCGAGCGGAGGGCTGCTGTGGAAGGCCCGGATACCAAAACGCCGCAAAACCTGATTCGCCTTTCTG comes from Echinicola vietnamensis DSM 17526 and encodes:
- a CDS encoding ABC transporter ATP-binding protein is translated as MSLEKENVKSGDIIDTQVLGKLYQFVRPYRGRFFFLIFLTVALAALAPTKPLFIQKAIDEHVALGDQEGLLRIIYLLVGLLILQAVVQFAHTYLSGWIGQVIIRDIRVKLYRHLLKMRLKFFDNTPIGRLVTRNISDIESLSNVFSEGLAAIIGDLLQLFTILGVMFWVDWKLTLVSLSTLPLLIISTYIFKEKVKVAFNEVRNAVSNLNSFLQEHITGMNIVQVFNREDSEYKKFDAINTEHKKANVKSVLYYAIYYPVAEIIQAVGIGLVVWYGATGVFGLDLKVGVLISFIMYLQLFFRPIRMLADRFNTLQMGVVSSSRIFKLLESDEHIANEGNYSPEKLKGNIKLENVWFAYNDEEWVLKDINFNVKHGETVALVGATGAGKSSIINLISRFYEINKGSIKIDDQNIRDFELGTLRKHIGVVLQDVFLFSDTIYFNITLGNPDITREQVMEAAELVGAKKFIERLPGGLDYNVMERGATLSVGQRQLISFVRAMVYNPEIIILDEATSSVDTETEELIQNAIEKMMKGRTSIVIAHRLSTIQKAHNIIVLHKGEIKEMGTHDTLLEKEGYYAQLHQMQLKSMVSE
- the truA gene encoding tRNA pseudouridine(38-40) synthase TruA, whose protein sequence is METIRRYFLEVAYKGTNYHGWQVQPNAQTVQEAINKALSTILRKEVDTMGSGRTDTGVHGKQQFLHFDWKGELDKGLFLKKTNAVLPKDISLYDLREVHPDAHARFDAEWRSYEYHISLRKNPFEETLSWHCFYQLDIAKMNDAADLLLSHRDFECFSKVKTEVNHFECEIKTAFWEQKDQHLVFHITANRFLRGMVRAIVGTLVEVGKGQLDLTGFQRILESKDRGKAGVAAPPHGLFLSKVTYPEKIFI
- a CDS encoding DUF4293 domain-containing protein — protein: MIQRVQTIFLLLVAVAMLLETFFPIWTQVNPDQTEMLKLTAWNLTHTDIASSSVLEQTGTFYLGILAILAAIIAIYSLSQFKNRTKQMFLNMINSLVMVVNLGLIVYLTYVENMEFNATASGAFMVGFYCIVAAMIFNIIANRFIRKDEMLVKSVDRIR
- a CDS encoding RNA polymerase sigma factor → MKQNSEKDLITRCSKQDRKAQFELFERYKVALYSSVFRILNEEDLAHDALQEAFIEIFKGIKKFRGECTLGFWMKRIAIRKAIKLAKSRILFTPLDQVTALPDRTPLDGWIDGELLDVAIRELPTGCRSVFLLIEVEGYKHAECAALLSISENTSKSQLSYAKKLLRGKLNELIKA
- a CDS encoding trans-sulfuration enzyme family protein, whose product is MKFETLAIHGGEKKSAPHRAVVQPITLSTTFEHHEESLIYSRSQNPNRMALEELLAQLEKGSAAAAFSSGNAAGMAVFQALPLGSHIVAPSDMYHGLKKQLVELFKDKLEVTFTDLSDPENLEKAIQPNTKLLWIETPSNPMLKISDIRRLTKMAKEDDIRVVCDNTFATPVFQNPLELGADLVMHSATKYFGGHSDILGGALITKKSDEFWKQIVNVQQTGGAVLSPFDCYLLVRSIKTLAYRMRGHAEHAGMIATFLDQHPKVERVFYPGLTAHPGHDVAKSQMTGFGGILSFLVKGKPEDADKLISSLKYYTNATSLGGVESLIERRAAVEGPDTKTPQNLIRLSVGLEHLDDLLEDMEKAFYSIG